From Gadus morhua chromosome 14, gadMor3.0, whole genome shotgun sequence:
AAAGCCTTTGGCTTAActgctatttattttatttttttgttgcatttttctcttttcttttaatgtgcattgtagcactttgagatcatTGGATTTATATAAAGTGCgttataaattaaatgtattattatataagGGTTCGCATATCAAATAAACAGCAATATGTCACGTATGTCAAGTTTCTGCCTGCAAAAACGAAATGGATTACATTTGTGTAATTCTCAGATCAAACAACATTCTACATTCACTATCAACAAGGTTAAttttataaattattttttgAATGATAAATTGTAAGATAATCATGACCAATTCATTCCATGAAACCAGGGGAACATGTGAAATTTGGGTTTCTCAAACCCAAATTCATCTAAAGGAGGTCAAAGGTGCATGACCTACTGTACATAACTAGTATAAGGGTAAATAGATTTATACTGCAGTGGTTTAAAATCCCCATTTCCGGCGGGGTGGAGATATAACCCTGTGCATTAAGGCGTGTAAACAAAGCTGGCCTGTGGAAACGTTTTTTGTAGTTAGGCCGTTGGGAGAGACATCGCGATATGGAATCTTTGATGATCCTTTGGGAGTCACTTTCTCCAGGGCTAGAGAATTGATAAACAAATTGATAATTTAAGTAGATCTTAAAGGCATTATTCATGTTAAACGGACCAGatgtctctatctcactctaaaGTCATTCTGTGTCCACAtgaatggtgtgtttgtgtgtgtacttctcATAGGTCTATTTGAGGTCTAATATAGGTCACATTTTTGTACTCTTTTGAAAATCTTTATCATCTTCCTTTTACTTTATTGATGCATTCACGCTTCAAAAACCTTTctagtgttatttatttgtcgTGGTTATCTTGTACAAAAAGGTTATACATAAAATTTAACTCATAAGAAACTTGTGTTTCTGTGATCTATGCGGTTGTGTTTCTATAAGTAAATGAGGGTTGTGCTTCTGTGTAAGGACGGTTTGTGTTTCCATAGGATTCTGAATATATCTTAAGGCAGGTTGTGTTTCTATAGGGCTGTTTTTCTAATGAGAGTTTCTGTTTCTATTCGAGGAAAGGTTGGGCTTCCATAGGGTTTTGATTCTATGTTTGGCCAGGGTTGTGATTTTATGTTAGGCAAGGATGTGTTTACATAGGGCTGTGATTCCATGTTAGCTGTGTTTCTAGAGGGTTGCGTTTCTAAGGACAGGTTTGGGTTCAATAGCTTGTTTAGCTTGTGTTCCTATTTAAGGACAGGTTGTGTATTTGACATTGTGTTGTACCTTGGCAGAAAATCTGTACGTCCTGAGACTAATTTCTGCTAGCTCCTCGGAAGAATGTTCTCAAGTCTTTAATTTCCTGTTTCACTCCCATGTAGTCTGAGGAGACGTGATTTTCCCCAGTTTTCCCACACCAGAGCCTCATACTCTCCAGTGACTTTGCTTTCTGATATTCGTTCAGAAACGATACTGGAGATGGTTGCTTAAAAAATGTTAACTGAAACTGTCCAGCTTTGGAAAAGTGTCAGGGAATGACCTGTGAAAGAGCAGATCATTGCTCTGGTGTTTCAGAGCTATAGCGATGCACTGCGCCTGGAAAAGAAAAGGCTGAGACCTgagaattaaaaaaatcatACGACAAAGAACACACACCCCTTTATATGCGTTTGTTGTTGATAAACTCTATAgtgcattcaaacacacacattgactcaTAACCTAAGTAAGTTTACTGTGTGTGGTGAAGACAAACAGCCAAAGTGTTCAAGGCTTGTATTCTCAGATACGTTAATGAGCACACAATCCTAATGGTTAGCCAAACATGACTCACAATGCCTTTCCGATGCATTCAGGTGcttagcaaacacacacagtgtccgCGTCTTTAGCCACCCAGGACTTCTCTGTTTGGTCTCGTTATCTATGTTTTCCTACATTAGGGATGCTTAACAGCAAGCTGTTTTTGCTCCCTAGCAGTAAAATGTTGTTAACAGCGGAGGAGTTTGCTGTGTCAAAGCAAGAGAGACACTTAGCCCCTGAGGATTGTTTAACGGAGGTCTGAGAGTAGCTGTGAATACAGGACAGTCAATGGATTAGGAATGTGTTTAGACACGCTGAGAAGAAGCAGACGTGAGAGGGTATATAATTAAATACTTAGTGCGGGGACTATTAAGTTATAAAAACTTGATTGACCTGGCTGACCTCTTGTCACTAAGGCATGGAAACATGATCCCATTTAGATACTAGGATGTGTGGAATATCCTGACCAAACCTCATACACACATGTGATATATACATTAGAGGGCTGCTCCCGATCAATGATTTTCCAAGTTCACTAGAAGTTCAAGACATTTAGTCAACTGGTCGTTAAACGTTTTTAgcaattaataaaatatatgtttggGTATTAGAAAATGGTTCAAGTTCCAGGTGTAAGAATTAATTGTATAGCTTACTTAATAATTGTAAGTAATATTGTTAACACTGTGCTAAATTGCAGAGAAGTAAAAACAAGCGCAAGCACAAAGAGAAGCTGACTGTTAATGGCAAAAGTGGCATTACTCTCGGCTATATCCCATTAGAGTGGCCATGCTAAGACATGGTTGCTTTTTCCTGCAACAATCCGACCAATGAAAACTTGGTTGATTAATACTCTTCTCATCGATTATTGTTGGTCGACGATTAGGGGCAGCCCTACTACATTAGGGCATGAATATACTAGACCATGATGACATTAATTTGTTCATCATTCATGATAGTGTTTGTTCAGAccactcactctctttttcGAATAGAATTCTAGAGTTGAACCAAGAGAAGAcgctctctctcaatctttctCTGAATAGCCAGAGttgaacactctctctctctcctagagGTCTCTCACTCTTATAGTAAAAATTATCCACTCAAAgcctatctcactctctctctgtctttctctctctgtctgtcaatctACCTGGTAACAGGATGTGAGAACTCAGCCAGAGAGTACTTCCTTGTACTCCTTGCTAATTCACACTATAGGAATAGAaatgtctgtttctctctcctccctgtctttCGCCCCCAAAGTTAAAAATATTTGAGATAgcgctctttctttctttctttctttctttctttctttcttagatagtcgtctctctttctctttctctcttatactcagttcaattcaattaaagGTCTTCTTTGGAATGGATAATGTAATCTTACATTACCAAGCACaagattttattatttgtttgagCTTTGAGCTACATTTAGTGaaatctctcgctctcgctctctctctctccctcatattctctctctcgtcttagaGAATAGGATATTGTATTGCGGAAAGGTCTCCATGGGGCTTTAACCCCACGCTAGTTAGACAGAACATACTTCCTGTCTGAATAGATAGTCGTGTTCCTCTTCCTGTCCAGATGCTGTCATCAGCTGACAATGGCGCCAATCATGCATCATTGGGCATCTACTCAAGATGTCATGGCCGTGTGGTTTGTGCGTGTGGAGTgagtatgttttgtgtgtgtatgtgtagggtgGGTGAAGGACAGGGTGTGTGCGCATAatatgtattagtgtgtgtgtttggtgcagATGGTGGATGGTTCAGCGTTGTTGAGGATAGGTcatctgtattatattatattctatggtaaacctaATAAGCAATATTATCTCCTGGCCTACAAGTTACTATAGGCCTCGAGTGAGTCAGCAACTTGTGTTGAAAATAAAAGGAGGATGAAATTCATGgtgtcatgtttatttcaaaagCCTAAAGGGAAGTAAACTGTATTCTATTTCTGCAATTCTGCGTAGACTCTGTATGCCAGCTTCAGTAGCAGGAATTACGAGTGGGTTGTCTGGCAACAGGAAGGTTGCTTTCACGATCCCTTGCTCCTCCTAAGTATCTTGGTGTCCCAGAGCAATTCACCTTACCCTAACTGCTCACGACAAGATGGCTGTGGCTTTGCATGGTTGCCACCGCTGTTGGTTTATGAATGTTTGTATGAGAGGAAATAATTGTGTGTTGCCACACGTAAGAGCAATGTGGTCCATTTGACAATTAAGCTAATTCATCAGCGGTGTGCAAGCTTAATTTGCTCTCGGGGTTAGCCTTGTTGGAGCTCTTTGTGCTAGGTCCGATAGAGCTACGTGTCGTTATCGTCATGAAACATATTCTATAGATACGTTTTGGATACTTTTCATGTAAATCAATTGGAAAACTGAAAGTGAGATTTTGTTATGACTTTATTTCAGCAACAGATTTAAAACAATGACATTAGGTAGAATAGACAAAAAACTCTTAAGAACAACATTCATAACTGGATAATAACTCATTTTAAAACCAATAAGCATAAACATTGGCGTCCAGATTCAAGCCATCTTAGGCATGCTATTAATTTCTCTTCAGGAAAAACGGCCGGTGGCCAAACTAACGGCCGTATTCACTAATAGAAAGATTTGTTAAGACGAACTGTCACCTTAACTCACTATTAGTAAAAAAGTTACTTGATTTATTTTACCGAGACTACCTTTCGTGCGGCAAAAATTAAACGTTACGACCTTTAGACTAAAGAACCACAGCTAGCTAACCGTTTGACGTTCTGCAAGATCTTGGACAGTTGCCAACGGATACCCAAACAAATAGGCTACTAACGATATAGCCTACGTCTTAGAGCAACCCGCCTTACACGAAATGTTTTGTCTTCTTAAAGTTCAATCAACGATGATAAATCTAATATAAACTGTGCTACATTCTGGTCTTCACCGGGAGAAAACGTACTCGGTGTAGCTGGTCCAGATCTTGTCTTCGTTGGGGTCGTTGCTGGTGTAGGCGCACGTACCGGTGGAGCTACAAGCCACCATGCGGAGTCCAGTTTCCGCCAATTGATCGAACGCCTGCTCCAGAAAGTTGTACTTGAGGTAGTACCTGGCCGTGTACTTGTCCGGGGGACGGTCGGGGTCGCGACTCTCGTTCAATGTGTCCCCAAACACCTCCTTCACTAAGGAGATTTTACCACAGACTGTAATCCTGGCCACTCTCCGGAACCTTGCGTCGGTTTGGAAGTCCCGTCCGATGGTATACGTACCCCGGTAACCGATGGTAACGTAACCAGTTCGGACCCCGAGTGGGTTCCCCAGGGGCCCAACCACTGGGCTGACAGCGGACACGGCAGAGTGGGGGCTGTCCACTTCGCTGTCCCCATCGAGGCGCTTGGAGAAGTCGTGCAGAAGAAAGAAATCTGCTTCTTTTTGTAAGCGTCCCCTTTCTCTGAACGAGTCCGGCAGAACGAAGTTCGAGTCCCTTAAATAATCCAAGATGTAGCGGAACAAAAAGCCGTCCCGGTCGAAGAAGAAGCGTCCGCCGCTGTCCCTG
This genomic window contains:
- the kctd12.2 gene encoding BTB/POZ domain-containing protein KCTD12, whose product is MALSDSQVSSSSFPEIVELNIGGQMYTTRLETLNAVPNSLLWNTFSQGSPKFAARDSGGRFFFDRDGFLFRYILDYLRDSNFVLPDSFRERGRLQKEADFFLLHDFSKRLDGDSEVDSPHSAVSAVSPVVGPLGNPLGVRTGYVTIGYRGTYTIGRDFQTDARFRRVARITVCGKISLVKEVFGDTLNESRDPDRPPDKYTARYYLKYNFLEQAFDQLAETGLRMVACSSTGTCAYTSNDPNEDKIWTSYTEYVFSR